One part of the Kwoniella dendrophila CBS 6074 chromosome 5, complete sequence genome encodes these proteins:
- a CDS encoding prohibitin-2 — MNRSGGEAFAKLAQQLNRARLQASGGGRGGSSGGGGQFPGGGKGLFAGGGAIGLLVAGGIALNYSIFNVDGGHRAIKYSRIQGIRPDIYPEGTHLVLPWLETPIIYDVRAKPRNIASLTGTKDLQMVNITCRVLSRPSQTDLPTIYRELGTDYDERVLPSIVNEVLKSVVAQFNASQLITQREMVSRLVRENLTRRARRFNLILDDVSITHVAFSPEFTHAVEAKQVAQQIAQRAAFLVDQAIQEKQSIIVRAQGEARSAELIGEAVRTNKGFLQLRRLEAAREIAGTLAQSGNKVMLDAKSLLLNVADEDVINSSSQKK; from the exons ATGAATAGATCGGGTGGTGAAGCATTCGCTAAATTAGCACAACAATTGAATAGAGCTAGATTACAAGCTAGCGGCGGTGGTAGAGGAGGTtcatcaggtggtggtggacaATTCCCAGGTGGtggaaaaggtttatttgcaggtggtggtgcaattggtttattagttGCTGGTGGTATCGCTTTGAATTATAGTATTTTTAATG TTGATGGTGGTCATCGAGCAATCAAATACTCAAGAATTCAAGGTATCAGACCTGATATCTATCCTGAAGGTACACACTTAGTG CTACCATGGCTTGAAACACCTATCATTTACGATGTTAGAGCTAAGCCAAGAAATATCGCTTCATTGACTGGTACTAAAGATTTACAAATG GTAAATATCACTTGTAGAGTATTGTCAAGACCATCGCAAACTGATCTTCCAACGAT CTATCGAGAACTCGGTACAGATTATGATGAAAGGGTATTACCATCAATTGTTAATGAAGTTTTAAAATCAGTTGTTGCACAATTTAACGCATCACAATTAATTACACAAAGAGAAATGGTTTCAAGATTAGTTAGAGAAAATTTAActagaagagcaagaagattTAATTTAATTTTAGATGATGTTTCAATTACACATGTagcattttcacctgaatttacACATGCTGTTGAAGCAAAACAAGTCGCACAACAAATTGCACAAAGAGCTGCTTTCTTGGTTGATCAAGCTATTcaagaaaaacaatcaattatAGTTAGAGCTCAAGGTGAAGCTAGATCAGCTGAATTAATTGGTGAGGCCGTTAGAACAAATAAAGGTTTCTTACAATTAAGAAGATTAGAAGCTGCAAGAGAAATTGCAGGTACTTTGGCtcaatcaggtaataaagttATGTTAGATGCAAAGAGTTTATTGTtaaatg TTGCCGATGAAGATGTAATCAACTCTTCTTCTCAAAAGAAATAA
- a CDS encoding citrate synthase, mitochondrial yields MSFIASRNALRAQLRPQFARTFASTPSAYAQSLKERLTELIPKEIENVKAVRAAHGNKSFGEVTVDQAYGGMRGIKGLIWEGSVLDADEGIRFRGLTIPEVQQKLPTAPGGSEPLPEALFWLLVTGEVPTEEQVKGLSQEWAARAELPKFVEELIDRCPNTLHPMTQFSIAVNALNHDSAFAKAYSNGVHKREYWKITFDDSMDLIAKLPNIAGRIFRNVFGDGKLPPIDANKDYSANLATLLGFGDNADFVDLMRLYITIHSDHEGGNVSAHTGHLVGSALSDPFLAFAASLNGLAGPLHGLANQEVLRWVQKMRAAVGEEPSDEKVAEYVWSTLKSGQVVPGYGHAVLRKTDPRYTAQREFALKHLPNDPGFKLVGQIYKIVPNILLEAGKAKNPWPNVDAHSGVLLTYYGLHQQDFYTVLFGVSRAFGVVSQLIWDRALGMPLERPKSYSTEAIKKMFEGK; encoded by the exons atgaGTTTCATCGCTTCAAGAAACGCTCTCAGAGCTCAG CTCCGACCACAATTCGCTAGAACTTTTGCTTCTACACCATCAGCTTACGCTCAATCACTTAAAGAAAGATTAACTGAACTCATTCCtaaagaaatcgaaaatgTTAAAGCTGTTAGAGCTGCTCACGGTAACAAATCATTCGGTGAAGTTACCGTTGACCAAGCTTACGGTGGTATGAGAGGTATCAAG GGTTTGATTTGGGAAGGATCAGTtcttgatgctgatgaaggtattaGATTCAGAGGTTTAACCATCCCTGAAGTTCAACAAAAATTACCAACTGCTCCAGGTGGTTCTGAACCATTGCCAGAAGCCCTTTTCTGGCTCCTCGTTACTGGTGAAGTACCAACTGAAGAACAAGTTAAAGGTCTTTCTCAAGAATGGGCAGCTAGAGCCgaattacctaaattcgTTGAAGAACTCATTGATCGATGTCCTAACACTCTCCACCCAATGACCCAATTCTCTATTGCCGTTAACGCT CTTAACCACGATTCAGCTTTCGCCAAAGCTTACTCTAACGGTGTACACAAGAGAGAATACTGGAAAATCACTTTCGATGATTCCATGGATCTCATTGCCAAATTACCAAACATTGCTGGTAGAATTTTCAGAAACGTTTTCGGTGATGGTAAACTCCCACCTATCGATGCCAACAAAGATTACTCTGCCAACTTGGCTACTTTACTTGGTTTCGGTGACAACGCCGATTTCGTTGATCTCATGAGATTATACATCACCATCCACTCCGATCACGAAGGTGGTAACGTATCT GCCCACACCGGTCACTTAGTCGGTTCAGCCCTCTCCGATCCTTTCCTTGCTTTCGCTGCTTCCCTTAACGGTCTTGCCGGTCCCCTCCACGG TCTTGCCAACCAAGAAGTTCTCCGATGGGTACAAAAGATGAGAGCTGCCGTCGGTGAAGAACCATCTGACGAAAAAGTTGCTGAATACGTTTGGTCAACTCTTAAATCTGGTCAAGTGGTTCCAGGTTACGGTCACGCCGTTTTGAGAAAGACC GATCCTCGATACACCGCTCAAAGAGAATTCGCTCTTAAACACCTTCCTAACGACCCAGGATTCAAACTTGTTGGTCAAATCTACAAAATCGTTCCTAACATTCTTCTCGAAGctggtaaagctaaaaacCCATGGCCAAATGTTGATGCCCACTCTGGTGTTCTTTTAACTTACTACGGTCTCCACCAACAAGACTTCTACACCGTTCTTTTCGGTGTTTCAAGAGCTTTCGGTGTTGTTTCTCAACTTATCTGGGACAGAGCTCTCGGTATGCCCCTTGAAAGACCTAAGTCATACTCAACCGAAGCCATCAAGAAGATGtttgaaggtaaataa
- a CDS encoding T-complex protein 1 subunit epsilon, which translates to MSVGQIDPGQAVYAQDENGRPFIIVREQGKKVRTHGLEAIRSHILAARAVTNIIKSSLGPRGLDKILISPDGDITVTNDGATILGQMEVEHQIAKLLVEVSKSQDDEIGDGTTGVVVLAGALLSSALDLLDRGIHPIRIADGYEKACEVAIQELDRVADKIEFSKEDTTNLLKTAKTSLGSKIVSIAHDKFANIAVDAVLSVADLVRRDVDFELIKVDGKVGGSLEDTSLVKGVVVDKDMSHPQMPSIVKDAKIAILTCPFEPPRPKTKHKLDIESVEEYKKLREYEKEKFLDMIKMVKDTGANLVICQWGFDDEANHLLMQNELPAVRWVGGPEIELIAIATNGRIVPRFEDLSADKLGRAGLVRELTFGTTRDKMLVIEECANTRAVTVFVRGSNKMIIDEAKRALHDAICVVRNLVKDNRVVYGGGAAEICASIAVSKKADEIPSIEQYAMRAFSKALDAIPLALAENSGLSPIDTLADVKSRQVTEGNPRLGIDCLGKGENDMKTQHVYDPLISKRQQFLLATQVVRMILRVDDVIDASAFKDE; encoded by the exons atgtctGTAGGTCAAATAGATCCTGGACAAGCTGTTTACGCTCAAGATGAG AATGGTAGACCTTTCATCATTGTTCG TgaacaaggaaagaaagttAGAACACATGGATTAGAAGCTATAAGA AGTCATATCCTTGCTGCTCGAGCTG TTACTaatattatcaaatcatcactTGGACCAAGAG GTCTCGATAAAATCCTTATTTCACCTGATGGAGATATAACAGTAACAAATGATGGTGCAACGATCTTAGGTCAAATGGAAGTTGAACATCAAATTGCAAAATTATTAGTTGAAGTTTCAAAATcacaagatgatgaaattggtgatgGTACAActggtgttgtag TTCTCGCTGGGGCTTTACTTTCATCtgctttagatttattagatagaGGTATTCATCCTATAAGAATTGCGGATGGTTACGAAAAAGCTTGTGAAGTTGCTATACAAGAATTAGATAGAGTAGCTGATAAA ATCGAATTCAGTAAAGAAGATACAACAAATTTACTTAAAACTGCTAAAACAAGTTTAGGAAGTAAAAT CGTCTCAATAGCACATGATAAATTCGCTAATATAGCTGTAGATGCAGTATTATCAGTAGCAGATTTAGTTAGAcgtgatgttgattttgaattaaTTAAAGTTGATGGTAAAGTTGGTGGTAGTTTAGAAGACACATCATTAGTTAAaggtgttgttgttgataaagatatgTCACATCCACAAATGCCATCAATAGTTAAAGATGCTAAAATAGCTATATTAACTTGTCCATTTGAACCACCAAGACCAAAAACTAAACACAAGTTGGATATTGAATCTGTTGAAGAATATAAAAAATTAAgagaatatgaaaaagaaaaattctTAGATATGATTAAAAT GGTAAAAGATACAGGTGCAAACCTTGTCATTTGTCAATGGGGTTTCGATGACGAAGCAAATCATTTGCTCATGCAAAACGAGTTGCCGGCTGTAAGATGGGTTGGTGGACCAGAAATCGAG CTCATTGCCATCGCTACCAATGGACGAATTGTACCTCGGTTCGAAGATCTTTCTGCTGATAAGCTTGGTCGAGCTGGTCTCGTTCGGGAACTTACATTCGGTACTACAAGAGATAAAATGTTGGTGATTGAAGAATGTGCAAATACAAGAGCTGTTACCGTTTTCGTCAGAGGAAGTAACaagatg ATCATTGATGAAGCAAAACGAGCATTACATGATGCTATTTGTGTAGTTCGAAATCTTGTTAAAGACAACCGAGTAGTATATGGAGGTGGAGCAGCAGAAATTTGTGCTTCTATCGCTGTATCCAAGAAAGCCGATGAG ATCCCCTCAATCGAACAATACGCCATGCGAGCATTCTCAAAAGCCCTTGATGCTATTCCACttgctttagctgaaaattCTGGTCTCTCACCTATTGATACTTTGGCAGATGTGAAATCTAGACAAGTCACAGAAGGTAACCCTAGATTAGGTATTGATTGTCTTGGTAAAGGCGAAAATG ATATGAAAACACAACATGTATACGATCCATTGATCTCTAAACGACAACAATTCTTATTAGCTACTCAAGTAGTAAGAATGATTTTGAGGGTAGATGATGTGATAG ATGCATCCGCATTTAAGGATGAGTAA
- a CDS encoding methionine-tRNA ligase codes for MRRHVPRLLSTCRPRTFQPILAVRPILNSSRTQFQSYSTSPEASTSRLPSLFTPPGEPSSSKPFYVTTPIFYVNASPHIGHLHSLLLAGVLARFSSLRHPDRKVIFATGTDEHGMKIQQAAKAKGIGEQEFCDDVSERFRDLAKLANASNTDFIRTTEDRHYKAVEYFWKKLVAKGDIYKGTHSGWYSISDESFYAASQVTKREPDGVMIAIESGNEVVWEEETNWKFKLSSYRNWLKEWLSKPESVHPPSVKQHLISQLANLEDLSVSRPKSRVKWGIPVPSDPDQSIYVWVDALINYLTVVGYPNEQNGWPADVHVVGKDITKFHAIHWPALLTSADLSPPKRVISHAHWTMGKSKMSKSKGNVVDPIQAMRDWSVDGVRWYLMRVGGSLTDDADYAPDQVEVHYRILADQFGNLLSRISGTKMLKKAIRELDLKSSESKDKDEELDSLLTNLKDEFELKMENYNISGACSSVMDVISATNKLFTNLKPWSSEDGTKAIIYSYHTLRISSILLEPIIPEKSKESLDRLGVPLNQRSWENASWPPTKQQLNSIFSTKEIVNKLKEASKLYTKKGHLFPLPERGKSNLVQ; via the exons ATGCGACGGCACGTTCCCCGTTTACTATCCACTTGTCGACCTCGAACATTTCAACCCATCTTAGCTGTTCGACCTATACTCAATTCAAGCCGAACTCAATTTCAGTCCTACTCGACATCGCCAGAAGCCTCAACATCTCGTCTGCCATCTTTATTCACACCTCCTGGAGAACCTTCGtcatctaaaccattttACGTTACAACACCCATTTTCTATGTTAATGCCT CTCCTCATATCGGCCATTTACATTCTTTACTGCTAGCAGGTGTATTAGCTAGATTCTCGAGCTTGAGACATCCAGATAGGAAAGTTATATTTGCTACAGGAACTGATGAACACGGTATGAAAATTCAACAAGCTGCTAAAGCCAAAGGTATAGGTGAACAAGAATTTTGTGATGATGTGTCTGAAAGGTTCAGG gatttagctaaattagcaAATGCATCAAATACTGATTTCATAAGGACAACGGAAGATAGACATTATAAAGCTGTTGAATATTTTTGG AAAAAACTCGTTGCTAAAggagatatatataaaggaaCACATTCAGGATGGTATTCGATATCGGATGAATCATTCTACGCAGCCTCACAAGTAACTAAAAGAGAACCTGATGGTGTAATGATAGCTATTGAAAGTGGGAATGAAGTGGtttgggaagaagaaacgaaTTGGAAATTTAAATTATCTTCTTATAGAAATTGGTTGAAAGAATGGTTATCCAAACCTGAAT CTGTACATCCACCCTCCGTAAAACAACACTTAATATCTCAATTAGCCAATCTTGAAGATCTATCTGTATCTAGACCTAAATCAAGAGTGAAATGGGGTATACCTGTACCTTCTGATcctgatcaatcaatctacGTCTGGGTAGATGCTTTGATAAACTACTTGACTGTTGTTGGATATCCAAATGAGCAAAATGGATGGCCAGCGGATGTTCACGTAGTAGGAAAAGACATAACCAA ATTCCACGCAATTCATTGGCCGGCTTTATTAACTTCAGCTGATctatcaccacctaaaagGGTAATAAGTCATGCACATTGGACAATGGGTAAATCgaaaatgtcaaaatcaaaaggaaatgtAGTTGATCCAATTCAAGCAATGAGAGATTGGAGTGTTGATGGTGTGAGATGGTATTTAATGAGAGTTGGCGGAAGTTTGACCGATGATGCGG ATTACGCGCctgatcaagttgaagtaCATTATAGAATCTTAGCAGAtcaatttggtaatttactATCACGTATATCAGGTAccaaaatgttgaaaaaggCTATCAGagaattagatttaaaatcatctgaatcaaaagataaagatgaagaattagatagtTTATTGACTAATTTGAAGGATGAATTTGAactgaaaatggaaaattATAATATTAGTGGAGCTTGTAGTAGTGTTATGGATGTAATTTCAGCT ACAAACAAACTATTCACAAATTTAAAACCATGGTCTTCTGAAGATGGTACAAAAGCAATTATATATTCTTATCATACATTAAGAATTTCTTCTATATTATTAGAACCTATTATtcctgaaaaatcaaaagaatcttTAGATAGATTAGGTGTACCTCTAAATCAAAGATCTTGGGAAAATGCTTCATGGCCACCTACAAAACAACAATTGAATAGTATATTTAGtacaaaagaaattgtaaataaattaaaagaagCAAGTAAATTATATACCAAAAAAGGACATTTGTTCCCTTTGCCTGAaagaggtaaatcaaatcttGTACAGTAG